The following proteins come from a genomic window of Streptomyces sp. GS7:
- a CDS encoding GOLPH3/VPS74 family protein — MTTPRDLLLISLELTPRHPVERGDLSLALAAAEVIDLLGVEAVRLDGDRIVPGYLPGLSDRLLATAAESLVRDAPHETVDDWLWRRGRGLAEAYETVLEDEGLLTRQRHRGLPFRKGAAVPVDSPARWRAADRWAAQEPVLMALATALGYGAEPAEQAPGVVDEAVTTVLATVSDALQELAAVRQRRAIEEAAFENIWRGE, encoded by the coding sequence ATGACCACACCGCGGGATCTGTTGCTCATCAGCCTGGAGCTGACGCCCCGGCATCCTGTCGAGCGGGGCGATCTGTCGCTCGCGCTCGCCGCGGCCGAGGTGATCGACCTGCTCGGCGTCGAGGCCGTCCGGCTGGACGGCGACCGCATCGTGCCGGGCTATCTGCCGGGACTCTCCGACCGCCTGCTGGCCACGGCCGCGGAGTCGCTGGTACGGGACGCGCCCCACGAGACCGTCGACGACTGGCTGTGGCGCAGGGGCCGCGGGCTGGCCGAGGCGTATGAGACCGTCCTGGAGGACGAGGGTCTGCTCACCCGGCAGCGCCACCGGGGGCTGCCGTTCCGGAAGGGTGCGGCGGTGCCGGTGGATTCGCCCGCCCGGTGGCGGGCCGCGGACCGCTGGGCGGCGCAGGAGCCGGTGCTCATGGCGCTCGCGACGGCGCTCGGATACGGCGCGGAACCGGCCGAGCAGGCGCCCGGCGTCGTCGACGAGGCGGTGACGACCGTGCTGGCCACGGTCAGCGACGCGCTCCAGGAGCTGGCGGCGGTGCGGCAGCGGCGCGCCATCGAAGAGGCCGCGTTCGAGAACATCTGGCGGGGCGAGTGA
- a CDS encoding SDR family oxidoreductase, translating into MGPTGTHAENAGHTANAGAAENSANVGAAAPGPPLAGCVALVTGASGGIGAATALALAREGAALALVARRAERLAELTDTIRARGGSCAAITADLRDGARARRSVAEAAERFGRLDVLVNNAGYVAMGALEEVGPEDLDRMVDLNLTAVLHLSRAALPHLLRAAEHGPRGVADLVAVSSVAGRVPRRGNSVYSATKHAVCAFSEALRQEVTGRGVRVGVVEPGLTSTEMATGAGLAAARGMAQESWLRAEDIARALTFMVTQPPHAAINEIMVRPTAQEH; encoded by the coding sequence ATGGGGCCCACGGGTACGCACGCCGAGAACGCCGGACACACCGCGAACGCCGGGGCCGCCGAGAACTCCGCGAACGTCGGCGCCGCGGCACCGGGCCCACCGTTGGCGGGCTGTGTGGCGCTGGTGACCGGCGCGTCCGGCGGCATCGGGGCGGCCACCGCCCTGGCGCTGGCCCGGGAGGGCGCGGCGCTCGCGCTGGTGGCCCGGCGCGCCGAGCGGCTGGCGGAGCTGACCGACACGATCCGGGCGCGGGGCGGCTCGTGCGCCGCCATCACGGCCGATCTGCGGGACGGCGCCCGCGCCCGGCGCAGCGTCGCGGAGGCCGCCGAGCGCTTCGGGCGGCTGGACGTGCTGGTCAACAACGCCGGTTACGTCGCGATGGGGGCACTGGAGGAGGTCGGCCCCGAGGACCTCGACCGGATGGTCGACCTGAACCTGACGGCCGTTCTGCACCTGTCGCGGGCGGCACTGCCGCATCTGCTGCGCGCGGCGGAGCACGGTCCGCGCGGGGTCGCCGACCTGGTCGCCGTCAGCTCGGTCGCGGGCCGCGTGCCGCGCCGCGGCAACAGCGTGTACTCGGCGACGAAGCACGCGGTGTGCGCGTTCAGCGAGGCCCTGCGCCAGGAGGTGACCGGACGCGGTGTGCGGGTGGGCGTCGTCGAGCCGGGGCTGACCTCGACGGAGATGGCGACCGGTGCCGGGCTGGCCGCGGCCCGCGGCATGGCGCAGGAGTCCTGGCTGCGGGCCGAGGACATCGCGCGCGCCCTCACCTTCATGGTCACCCAGCCCCCGCACGCCGCGATCAACGAGATCATGGTGCGCCCCACGGCCCAGGAGCACTGA
- a CDS encoding helix-turn-helix domain-containing protein → MLVRVTLEDLVRLRRARDVMDRDYAQPLDVPSLASIALMSSGHFSRSFRAAFGETPYSYLMTRRVERAKALLRRGDLSVTEVCFAVGCTSLGSFSSRFTALVGETPSAYRARRHEAGAAIPACVAKILTRPVRNGAPVGAGEPVRIGEADSAAAS, encoded by the coding sequence ATGCTGGTGCGCGTGACACTTGAGGACCTGGTCAGGCTGCGCCGCGCACGGGACGTGATGGACCGCGACTACGCGCAGCCGCTGGACGTCCCGTCGCTGGCGAGCATCGCCCTGATGTCCTCCGGGCACTTCTCCCGCAGCTTCCGCGCCGCTTTCGGAGAGACGCCCTACAGCTACCTGATGACCCGCCGTGTCGAGCGGGCCAAGGCGCTGCTGCGGCGGGGCGACCTGAGCGTGACGGAGGTCTGCTTCGCGGTCGGCTGTACGTCCCTGGGGTCGTTCAGCTCGCGCTTCACCGCGCTGGTCGGGGAGACCCCGAGCGCGTACCGGGCCCGCCGCCACGAGGCGGGCGCCGCGATCCCGGCGTGCGTCGCCAAGATCCTCACGCGACCGGTCAGGAACGGCGCACCGGTCGGGGCCGGCGAACCGGTCAGGATCGGAGAAGCGGACTCCGCCGCCGCCTCGTAG
- a CDS encoding VOC family protein has protein sequence MDIKLSQCFIAVDDHDKALAFYRDVLGLEVRNDVAFEGMRWVTVGSPAQPDVEIVLEPPLANPNASPADRQAMAELLAKGNLRGVIFSTDDCDATFERIRSAGGEVLQEPIDQPYGVRDCAFRDPAGNMLRFTQPRTR, from the coding sequence ATGGACATCAAGCTCTCGCAGTGCTTCATCGCAGTCGACGACCATGACAAGGCGCTCGCCTTCTACCGCGACGTCCTCGGTCTGGAGGTGCGCAACGACGTCGCGTTCGAGGGGATGCGCTGGGTGACCGTCGGGTCGCCCGCCCAGCCCGACGTCGAGATCGTCCTCGAACCGCCGCTCGCCAACCCCAACGCCTCCCCGGCCGACCGGCAGGCGATGGCGGAACTCCTGGCCAAGGGGAACCTGCGCGGCGTGATCTTCTCCACCGACGACTGCGACGCCACCTTCGAACGGATCCGGTCCGCCGGCGGCGAAGTCCTCCAGGAGCCGATCGACCAGCCCTACGGCGTCCGCGACTGCGCCTTCCGCGACCCGGCCGGCAACATGCTCCGCTTCACCCAGCCCCGCACCCGCTGA
- the argC gene encoding N-acetyl-gamma-glutamyl-phosphate reductase, translated as MTVRAAVAGASGYAGGEVLRLLLGHPEVEIGALTGHSNAGQRLGALQPHLVPLADRELAPTSAEALAGHDVVFLALPHGQSAAVAEQLGPDVLIVDCGADFRLRDAADWEAFYGSDHAGSWPYGLPELPGGRAALRGAKRIAVPGCYPTAVSLALFPAYAAGLAEPEAVIVAATGTSGAGKALKPHLLGSEVMGSMSPYGVGGGHRHTPEMIQNLSAVAGERVTVSFTPTLAPMSRGILATCSAKAVPGTDAGTVRAAYEKALADEPFVRLLPEGQWPATASVHGSNAAQIQAAYDPAAGRIIAISAIDNLTKGTAGGAVQSMNIALGLDETAGLSATGVAP; from the coding sequence ATGACGGTACGAGCAGCAGTCGCCGGTGCGAGCGGATACGCGGGAGGTGAGGTCCTGCGCCTGCTCCTGGGGCACCCCGAGGTCGAGATCGGGGCGCTGACCGGGCACTCCAACGCGGGCCAGCGCCTGGGCGCGCTGCAGCCGCACCTCGTTCCGCTGGCCGACCGGGAACTGGCCCCCACCTCCGCCGAGGCGCTGGCCGGCCACGACGTCGTCTTCCTCGCGCTGCCGCACGGGCAGTCCGCGGCGGTCGCCGAGCAGCTCGGGCCGGACGTGCTGATCGTGGACTGCGGCGCGGACTTCCGGCTGCGGGACGCCGCGGACTGGGAGGCGTTCTACGGCTCGGACCACGCGGGCAGCTGGCCGTACGGCCTGCCCGAACTGCCCGGCGGCCGGGCCGCGTTGCGGGGGGCCAAGCGCATCGCGGTCCCGGGCTGCTACCCGACCGCCGTCTCGCTCGCGCTCTTCCCGGCGTACGCCGCCGGTCTCGCCGAGCCGGAGGCCGTGATCGTCGCGGCCACCGGCACCTCGGGGGCGGGCAAGGCCCTCAAGCCGCATCTGCTGGGCTCCGAGGTCATGGGCTCGATGAGCCCGTACGGCGTCGGCGGCGGGCACCGGCACACCCCCGAGATGATCCAGAACCTCAGCGCGGTGGCCGGCGAGCGGGTCACGGTGTCCTTCACCCCGACCCTCGCGCCCATGTCCCGCGGCATCCTCGCCACCTGCTCGGCGAAGGCCGTGCCCGGGACGGACGCCGGGACCGTGCGGGCCGCGTACGAGAAGGCGCTGGCCGACGAGCCGTTCGTCCGGCTGCTGCCCGAGGGCCAGTGGCCGGCGACCGCCTCGGTCCACGGCTCCAACGCCGCGCAGATCCAGGCGGCGTACGACCCGGCGGCCGGCCGGATCATCGCGATCAGCGCCATCGACAACCTCACCAAGGGCACCGCGGGCGGCGCCGTCCAGTCCATGAACATCGCCCTCGGCCTCGACGAGACCGCCGGACTGTCGGCGACCGGGGTCGCACCGTGA
- the argJ gene encoding bifunctional glutamate N-acetyltransferase/amino-acid acetyltransferase ArgJ, which produces MSVTAAKGFSAAGIAAGIKENGNPDLALVVNNGPRLAAAGVFTSNRVKAAPVVWSEQVLKGGRVSAVILNSGGANACTGPLGFQDTHATAEKVAEVLDGHSAGEVAVASTGLIGLRLPMDKLLPGVERAAAELTEHGGEKAAIAIKTTDSIHKTAQSGQDGWTVGGMAKGAGMLAPGLATMLVVLTTDADLPAADLDAALRAATRTTFDRVDSDGCMSTNDTVLLLASGASGVVPDRDVFAEAVRTVCDDLARQLIGDAEGASKDIRIEVVGAASEDDAVEVGRSIARNNLLKCAIHGEDPNWGRVLSAIGTTSAAFEPDQLNVAINDVWVCKNGSVGEDRDLVDMRYREVRITADLAAGTESAVIWSNDLTADYVHENSAYSS; this is translated from the coding sequence GTGAGCGTCACGGCAGCAAAGGGATTCTCCGCGGCGGGTATCGCCGCCGGGATCAAGGAGAACGGGAACCCGGACCTCGCCCTGGTGGTGAACAACGGGCCGCGCCTGGCCGCCGCCGGTGTGTTCACCTCGAACCGGGTCAAGGCGGCGCCGGTCGTCTGGTCCGAGCAGGTCCTCAAGGGCGGCCGGGTCTCCGCGGTGATCCTCAACTCCGGTGGCGCCAACGCCTGTACGGGTCCGCTCGGGTTCCAGGACACCCACGCGACCGCCGAGAAGGTCGCCGAGGTGCTCGACGGGCACAGCGCCGGGGAGGTGGCGGTCGCGTCCACCGGGCTCATCGGACTGCGGCTCCCGATGGACAAGCTGCTGCCGGGAGTCGAGCGGGCCGCGGCCGAACTGACCGAGCACGGCGGCGAGAAGGCCGCCATCGCCATCAAGACCACCGACAGCATCCACAAGACCGCCCAGTCAGGTCAGGACGGCTGGACCGTCGGCGGGATGGCCAAGGGCGCCGGGATGCTCGCACCCGGCCTCGCCACCATGCTCGTGGTGCTGACCACCGACGCCGATCTGCCGGCCGCCGACCTGGACGCGGCGCTGCGCGCGGCCACCCGCACCACCTTCGACCGGGTCGACTCCGACGGCTGCATGTCCACGAACGACACGGTGCTGCTGCTGGCCTCCGGCGCCTCCGGTGTCGTGCCGGACCGGGACGTCTTCGCCGAGGCGGTCCGCACGGTCTGCGACGACCTGGCCCGGCAGCTGATCGGCGACGCCGAGGGCGCCAGCAAGGACATCCGGATCGAGGTCGTGGGCGCGGCCAGCGAGGACGACGCGGTCGAGGTCGGCCGGTCCATCGCGCGCAACAACCTGCTCAAGTGCGCCATCCACGGCGAGGACCCCAACTGGGGCCGGGTGCTCTCCGCCATCGGCACCACCTCCGCCGCCTTCGAGCCGGACCAGCTGAACGTCGCGATCAACGACGTCTGGGTCTGCAAGAACGGCTCGGTGGGGGAGGACCGCGACCTCGTCGACATGCGCTACCGGGAGGTGCGGATCACCGCCGACCTCGCCGCCGGCACCGAGTCCGCGGTCATCTGGTCCAACGACCTCACGGCCGACTACGTCCACGAGAACAGCGCGTACTCGTCATGA
- the argB gene encoding acetylglutamate kinase — MSTRKHTALPKARTLIEALPWLTRHHGKTVVIKFGGNAMVDEELKRAFAQDVVFLRHAGLRPVVVHGGGPQISAQLELLGLESEFRGGLRVTSPEAMNVVRMVLAGQVQRELVGLLNEHGPLAVGMTGEDAHLMTATKHYADVDGQLVDIGRVGEITAIDPGAVQALLDDGRIPVISSIARSSDEGDTSGVFNVNADTAASALAAALGAETLMVLTDVEGLYEDWPHSDEVISRLTASELEKLLPDLASGMVPKMQGCLHAVRNGVHTARVIDGRVQHSILLEIFTDEGIGTMVVPDPAPETDTSGTQEGTE; from the coding sequence ATGAGCACTCGCAAGCACACCGCGCTCCCCAAGGCCCGCACGCTCATCGAGGCGCTGCCCTGGCTGACCCGGCACCACGGCAAGACCGTCGTCATCAAGTTCGGCGGCAACGCGATGGTCGACGAGGAGCTGAAGCGCGCCTTCGCGCAGGACGTGGTGTTCCTGCGGCACGCCGGGCTGCGGCCCGTCGTCGTGCACGGCGGCGGGCCGCAGATCAGCGCACAGCTGGAACTGCTCGGCCTGGAGTCGGAGTTCAGGGGCGGGCTCCGGGTGACCTCGCCCGAGGCGATGAACGTCGTACGGATGGTGCTGGCCGGCCAGGTGCAGCGCGAACTGGTCGGGCTGCTCAACGAGCACGGTCCGCTGGCCGTCGGCATGACCGGCGAGGACGCCCACCTGATGACCGCGACCAAGCACTACGCGGACGTCGACGGGCAGTTGGTCGACATCGGCCGGGTCGGCGAGATCACCGCCATCGACCCCGGCGCGGTGCAGGCCCTGCTGGACGACGGACGGATCCCGGTGATCTCGTCCATCGCGCGCAGCAGCGACGAGGGCGATACCTCCGGCGTCTTCAACGTCAACGCCGACACCGCCGCGTCCGCGCTGGCGGCGGCGCTGGGCGCGGAGACACTGATGGTGCTCACCGACGTCGAGGGGCTGTACGAGGACTGGCCGCACAGCGACGAGGTGATCTCCCGGCTCACCGCGAGCGAACTGGAGAAGCTGCTGCCCGATCTGGCCAGCGGCATGGTCCCGAAGATGCAGGGCTGCCTGCACGCCGTACGCAACGGCGTGCACACCGCCCGGGTCATCGACGGGCGGGTCCAGCACTCGATCCTGCTGGAGATCTTCACGGACGAGGGCATCGGCACGATGGTGGTGCCGGACCCCGCGCCGGAAACGGACACGAGCGGCACCCAGGAGGGGACGGAATGA
- a CDS encoding acetylornithine transaminase, which translates to MSGSAATEGTRGPVTNEGLTQRWQGAMMHNFGTPRLPLVRGEGVTVWDADGGEYLDFLGGIAVNALGHAHPAVVRAVSDQIATLGHVSNFFVSEPTVALAERLLGLAGRPGRVYFSNSGAEANEAAFKIGRLTGRTHMVSTVGGFHGRTMGALALTGQPAKQGPFAPLPGEVDYVPYGDAEALRAAVTTDTAFVILEPVQGENGVVVPPPGYLRAAREITAANGTLLVLDEIQTGIGRTGHWLESQAQGVEADVITLAKGLGGGLPIGATLAFGAAADLLTPGLHGSTFSGNPVVCAGALAVLDTIEADGVLDHVKRVGERLRAGTEALGHPLIGQVRGAGLLLGIVLTEPLAPQVQQAAQDAGLLVNAVAPDVIRLAPPLIVSDEEADTFLRKLPGVLNAARQKADGDR; encoded by the coding sequence ATGAGCGGGTCGGCAGCAACCGAGGGCACCCGGGGCCCGGTGACCAACGAAGGGCTCACCCAGCGCTGGCAGGGCGCCATGATGCACAACTTCGGCACCCCGCGCCTCCCACTCGTCCGCGGCGAGGGCGTCACGGTCTGGGACGCCGACGGCGGGGAGTACCTCGACTTCCTCGGCGGTATCGCGGTCAACGCGCTCGGCCACGCCCACCCGGCGGTGGTCCGCGCCGTCTCCGACCAGATCGCCACCCTCGGCCATGTCTCCAACTTCTTCGTCAGCGAGCCCACCGTGGCCCTCGCCGAGCGGCTGCTCGGGCTCGCCGGCCGCCCGGGCCGGGTCTACTTCTCCAACTCCGGCGCCGAGGCCAACGAGGCCGCCTTCAAGATCGGCCGGCTGACCGGCCGGACCCACATGGTCTCCACCGTCGGCGGCTTCCACGGCCGGACCATGGGCGCCCTCGCCCTCACCGGACAGCCCGCCAAGCAGGGCCCGTTCGCCCCGCTGCCCGGCGAGGTCGACTACGTGCCGTACGGGGACGCCGAGGCGCTGCGCGCCGCCGTCACCACCGACACCGCCTTCGTCATCCTGGAGCCTGTCCAGGGCGAGAACGGCGTGGTGGTCCCGCCGCCCGGCTACCTCCGGGCGGCCCGCGAGATCACCGCGGCCAACGGGACCCTGCTCGTCCTCGACGAGATCCAGACCGGCATCGGCCGGACCGGGCACTGGCTGGAATCCCAGGCACAGGGCGTCGAGGCGGACGTCATCACCCTCGCCAAGGGCCTGGGAGGCGGACTGCCCATCGGCGCCACGCTGGCCTTCGGCGCGGCCGCCGACCTCCTCACCCCGGGCCTGCACGGCTCGACCTTCAGCGGCAACCCGGTCGTCTGCGCCGGTGCCCTCGCCGTCCTGGACACCATCGAGGCGGACGGCGTCCTCGATCACGTCAAGCGGGTCGGCGAGCGGCTGCGTGCCGGGACCGAGGCGCTGGGGCACCCGTTGATCGGCCAGGTCCGCGGGGCGGGTCTGCTCCTGGGTATCGTCTTGACCGAGCCCCTCGCACCGCAGGTGCAGCAGGCGGCTCAGGACGCGGGCCTTCTGGTGAACGCGGTCGCGCCGGACGTCATCCGGCTCGCCCCGCCGCTGATCGTCTCGGACGAGGAGGCGGACACTTTCCTCCGGAAGCTTCCCGGCGTCCTCAACGCGGCCCGCCAAAAGGCCGACGGGGACCGATGA
- a CDS encoding arginine repressor: MTVPQDNEYNGGQAVPQTRTARHRRIVDILNRQPVRSQSQLARLLADDGLSVTQATLSRDLDELGAVKIRNTGGELIYAVPSEGGDRKPRAPLGESAKEERMRRLSGELLISAEASANLVVLRTPPGAAQFLASAIDQAELHDILGTIAGDDTLMLISRDPAGGQQLADHLLRLAQKAH; encoded by the coding sequence ATGACCGTGCCGCAGGACAACGAGTACAACGGTGGCCAGGCCGTACCGCAGACCCGCACCGCCCGCCACCGCCGGATCGTGGACATCCTCAACCGGCAGCCGGTGCGCTCCCAGAGCCAGCTCGCGAGGCTGCTCGCCGACGACGGACTCTCCGTCACCCAGGCGACGCTCTCCCGCGACCTGGACGAACTGGGTGCGGTGAAGATCCGCAACACCGGCGGCGAGCTGATCTACGCGGTGCCCAGCGAGGGCGGCGACCGCAAGCCCCGCGCGCCCCTGGGGGAGTCCGCCAAGGAGGAGCGGATGCGCCGCCTCTCCGGCGAACTCCTCATCTCCGCCGAGGCGTCCGCCAACCTCGTCGTCCTGCGCACCCCGCCGGGCGCCGCCCAGTTCCTGGCGTCCGCCATCGACCAGGCCGAACTCCACGACATCCTCGGCACCATCGCCGGCGACGACACCCTGATGCTCATCAGCCGCGACCCGGCGGGCGGGCAGCAACTGGCGGACCACCTGCTGCGCCTGGCGCAGAAGGCCCACTGA
- the pstS gene encoding phosphate ABC transporter substrate-binding protein PstS, producing MKLQRKGRPYTKAAGVAVISGALALTACGSNGGSPSSGSSPGTTKPPTAGAGANGIACGRAAGLLASGSTAQQYAMKFWIKSYTHACEGTRIDYTGNGSGAGQDQFLAGRTAFAGSDSPLTADQVARSRKVCSDGGQAIHLPMVGGPIAVGFNVPGVDRLVLDAPTLAKIFNGQITTWNDPAIAQRNKDAKLPATPIQPFHRSDSSGTTDNFTAYLHAAAPDAWPNAHSKDWTGKGGKSAKGSADLASQVQRTEGAIGYVELPYAVDRMIRTVSVDTGAPIPADPNVIAASRAIAGARTAGTGGDVLLDLDYATKDAGAYPIDVVTYEIVCDKGNKPATWPATKAFLAYIASQKGQENLTFQGYATLPAKVMDRVRGEIGKLS from the coding sequence GTGAAACTCCAGCGGAAGGGCCGGCCGTACACCAAGGCGGCCGGGGTGGCGGTCATCTCCGGCGCCCTGGCGCTGACCGCCTGCGGCTCGAACGGCGGCTCCCCCTCCTCCGGCTCGTCGCCCGGCACCACCAAGCCGCCCACCGCCGGTGCCGGCGCGAACGGCATCGCCTGCGGCAGGGCGGCCGGACTGCTGGCCTCCGGCTCGACGGCGCAGCAGTACGCCATGAAGTTCTGGATCAAGAGCTACACGCACGCCTGCGAGGGCACCAGGATCGACTACACCGGTAACGGCTCCGGCGCCGGCCAGGACCAGTTCCTGGCGGGCAGGACCGCCTTCGCGGGGTCGGACTCCCCGCTGACCGCCGACCAGGTCGCCCGGTCCCGGAAGGTCTGCTCCGACGGCGGCCAGGCGATCCACCTCCCGATGGTCGGCGGGCCGATCGCGGTCGGCTTCAACGTCCCCGGGGTCGACCGGCTGGTCCTGGACGCCCCCACCCTCGCCAAGATCTTCAACGGGCAGATCACGACCTGGAACGACCCGGCGATCGCCCAGCGGAACAAGGACGCCAAGCTGCCGGCGACGCCGATCCAGCCGTTCCACCGCTCCGACTCCTCCGGGACGACGGACAACTTCACCGCGTATCTGCACGCCGCCGCCCCGGACGCCTGGCCGAACGCACACAGCAAGGACTGGACCGGCAAGGGCGGCAAGTCCGCCAAGGGGTCCGCGGACCTCGCCTCCCAGGTCCAGCGGACCGAGGGCGCGATCGGCTACGTCGAGCTGCCGTACGCGGTCGACCGCATGATCCGCACGGTCTCGGTCGACACCGGGGCCCCCATCCCGGCCGACCCCAACGTGATCGCGGCATCCCGGGCGATCGCCGGTGCCCGGACCGCCGGGACCGGCGGCGATGTGCTCCTCGACCTCGACTACGCGACCAAGGACGCCGGTGCCTACCCCATCGACGTGGTCACCTACGAGATCGTCTGCGACAAGGGCAACAAGCCGGCGACCTGGCCCGCCACCAAGGCGTTCCTGGCGTACATCGCCAGCCAGAAAGGCCAGGAGAACCTGACCTTCCAGGGCTACGCGACCCTCCCGGCCAAGGTCATGGACCGGGTCCGCGGCGAGATCGGCAAACTGTCGTGA
- a CDS encoding DUF488 domain-containing protein encodes MSTVDAIRVRRVYDTPEPADGARVLVDRLWPRGLAKEDARLTEWCKDAAPSSELRRWYRHEGERFEEFAARYRDELAEERARAALRHLRELAADGPVTLLTATRDLSLSHVKVLLEALREGE; translated from the coding sequence GTGTCGACCGTCGATGCCATCCGGGTGCGCCGGGTGTACGACACGCCGGAGCCGGCGGACGGGGCCCGCGTGCTGGTCGACCGGCTGTGGCCCAGGGGGCTGGCCAAGGAGGACGCCCGGCTGACCGAGTGGTGCAAGGACGCGGCGCCCTCGTCCGAGCTGCGGCGCTGGTACCGGCACGAGGGGGAGCGGTTCGAGGAGTTCGCCGCGCGGTACCGCGACGAGCTGGCGGAGGAGCGCGCGCGGGCGGCGCTGCGGCATCTGCGGGAGCTGGCGGCGGACGGTCCGGTGACGCTGCTGACCGCGACCAGGGACCTGTCCCTCAGTCATGTGAAGGTGCTGCTGGAGGCGCTGCGGGAGGGTGAATAG
- a CDS encoding argininosuccinate synthase: MTERVVLAYSGGLDTSVCIGWIAEETGAEVIAVAVDVGQGGEDLDVIRKRALACGAVEAEVADARNEFADEYCLPAIKANALYMDRYPLVSALSRPAIVKHLVAAARKHGATTVAHGCTGKGNDQVRFEAGISSLAPDLKCIAPVRDYAMTRDRAIAFCEEKNLPIATTRKSPYSIDQNVFGRAVETGFLEDIWNAPIEDVYEYTQSPATPREADEVVITFASGVPVAVDGRPVTVLQAIQELNERAGVQGIGRIDLVEDRLVGIKSREVYEAPGAIALITAHQELENVTVERELARYKRQVEQRWGELVYDGLWFSPLKRALDGFIGEANEAVSGDIRMTLHGGRAVVTGRRSDRSLYDFHLATYDTGDTFDQSLSKGFIELFGMSSKIAARRDLAGGA, from the coding sequence GTGACCGAGCGCGTCGTACTCGCCTACTCAGGCGGCTTGGACACCTCCGTCTGCATCGGCTGGATCGCCGAGGAGACGGGCGCCGAGGTCATCGCCGTTGCCGTGGACGTCGGCCAGGGCGGCGAGGACCTGGACGTCATCCGCAAGCGCGCGCTCGCCTGCGGTGCCGTGGAGGCCGAGGTCGCGGACGCCAGGAACGAGTTCGCCGACGAGTACTGCCTCCCGGCGATCAAGGCCAACGCCCTCTATATGGACCGCTATCCGCTGGTCTCCGCGCTCTCGCGGCCGGCCATCGTCAAGCACCTGGTCGCCGCCGCGCGGAAGCACGGCGCGACGACCGTCGCCCACGGCTGCACCGGCAAGGGGAACGACCAGGTGCGCTTCGAGGCGGGGATCTCCTCCCTCGCCCCGGACCTGAAGTGCATCGCACCGGTCCGTGACTACGCGATGACCCGGGACCGGGCGATCGCGTTCTGCGAGGAGAAGAACCTGCCCATCGCGACCACCAGGAAGTCGCCGTACTCCATCGACCAGAACGTCTTCGGGCGGGCCGTGGAGACGGGCTTCCTGGAGGACATCTGGAACGCGCCGATCGAGGACGTCTACGAGTACACGCAGAGCCCGGCCACCCCGCGCGAGGCCGACGAGGTCGTCATCACCTTCGCGTCCGGTGTCCCGGTCGCCGTCGACGGCAGGCCGGTCACCGTCCTCCAGGCGATCCAGGAGCTGAACGAGCGGGCCGGCGTCCAGGGCATCGGCCGGATCGACCTGGTCGAGGACCGGCTGGTCGGCATCAAGTCCCGCGAGGTGTACGAGGCGCCGGGCGCGATCGCCCTGATCACCGCGCACCAGGAGCTGGAGAACGTCACCGTCGAGCGCGAACTGGCCCGCTACAAGCGGCAGGTCGAGCAGCGCTGGGGCGAACTGGTCTACGACGGCCTGTGGTTCTCGCCGCTCAAGCGGGCCCTGGACGGCTTCATCGGCGAGGCCAACGAGGCCGTGTCCGGCGACATCCGGATGACCCTGCACGGTGGCCGCGCGGTCGTCACCGGCCGGAGGTCCGACCGGTCGCTGTACGACTTCCACCTCGCGACCTACGACACCGGCGACACCTTCGACCAGTCGCTCTCCAAGGGCTTCATCGAGCTCTTCGGCATGTCGAGCAAGATCGCCGCACGGCGTGATCTGGCCGGCGGGGCCTGA